In Polyodon spathula isolate WHYD16114869_AA chromosome 27, ASM1765450v1, whole genome shotgun sequence, one DNA window encodes the following:
- the LOC121301480 gene encoding dipeptidyl peptidase 9-like isoform X2 — MHRVKKLKLEDETEGSFKSFSAARMTAVDVLSDSTEVVEMEDVPSQFFVEKHSWDGLRDIIHSSRKYSGMIINKAPHDFQFVQKQDDSGPHSHRLYYLGMPYGSRENSLLYSEIPKKVRKEALLVLSWKQMLDHFQATPNHGVYSREEELLRERKRLGVFGITSYDYHPHSGLFLFQASNSLFYCRDGGRNGFIVSPMKPAEIKTQCSGTRMDPKICPGDPTFISFINNNDLWIANIETGEEKRLTFCHKGLNNVKEDPKSAGVATFVIQEEFDRFTGYWWSPTATEDSDGGKTLHLLYEEVDESDVEIIHVPSPALEERKADAYRYPRTGSKNPKITLKLSEIKTDHLGRIISTQDKELVLPFTTLFPTAEYIARAGWTKEGKHAWAVLLDRTQQRLQLVLLPPALFTPVTSDEAVRQDYVDAVPDSVHPFIIYEEVTDIWINVHDIFYPFLQTKDDEITFIWVNESKTGFCHLYRITSLLQPGSYQWSRNYSHSEGDFKCPIKEEVTLTSGEWEVLARHSSKIWVNEATKLVYFQATKDTPLEQHLYVVSYESPGDIVRLTKPGFSHSCSMSQNFDMFISHYSSVSTPPCVHVYRLVGSEREPLHKEPEFWASMMEAAGCPPDYIPPEIFDFPGKSGFQLYGMVYKPHNLQPGRKHPTLQFVYGGPQVQLVNNSFKGVKYLRLNTLASLGYVVVVIDGRGSCQRGLKFEGALRNSMGQVEIEDQVEGLQYVAEKYNFVDLSRVAIHGWSYGGFLSLMGLIHRPNVFKVAIAGAPVTVWMAYDTGYTERYMDIPENNQQGYEAGSVALHVDKLPNEPNRLLILHGFLDENVHFFHTNFLVSQLIRAGKPYQLQIYPNERHSIRCPESGEHYEIMLLHFLQQYL, encoded by the exons ATGCATAGAGTAAAGAAGTTGAAGCTTGAAGACGAAACAGAAGGCAGTTTTAAAAG TTTTTCCGCAGCGAGGATGACTGCTGTGGACGTGCTCTCAGACAGTACAGAAGTGGTGGAGATGGAGGACGTCCCCTCCCAGTTCTTCGTAGAGAAGCACTCCTGGGATGGGCTGCGGGACATCATTCATAGCAGCCGCAAATATTCGGGGATGATCATCAACAAGGCTCCCCACGACTTCCAGTTTGTGCAGAAACAGGACGACTCGGGACCTCACTCCCACCGCCTCTACTACCTCG GAATGCCCTACGGGAGCAGAGAGAACTCGCTGCTTTACTCCGAGATTCCCAAGAAAGTTCGTAAAGAGGCCCTGCTGGTGCTGTCCTGGAAACAGATGCTCGACCACTTTCAG GCGACGCCCAACCACGGCGTGTACTCTCGGGAGGAGGAGCTGCTTCGTGAAAGGAAGCGACTGGGTGTGTTCGGGATCACCTCCTACGACTACCACCCCCACAGCGGCCTCTTCCTCTTCCAGGCCAGCAACAGCCTGTTCTACTGCCGGGACGGGGGGCGCAACGGGTTCATT GTGTCCCCAATGAAACCAGCTGAGATAAAGACGCAGTGTTCGGGAACTCGCATGGACCCCAAAATCTGCCCGGGGGACCCTACTTTCATCTCGTTTATCAATAACAACGATCTCTGGATAGCCAACATCGAAACGGGAGAGGAGAAACGGCTAACCTTCTGCCACAAAG GTTTGAATAACGTGAAGGAGGACCCGAAGTCTGCTGGTGTGGCCACATTCGTGATTCAGGAGGAGTTTGATCGATTCACAGGGTACTGGTGGTCACCGACCGCCACAGAAG ACTCGGACGGGGGGAAGACTCTCCACCTGCTCTATGAGGAAGTGGACGAATCAGACGTGGAGATCATTCACGTACCCTCTCCGGCTCTGGAGGAGCGCAAAGCCGACGCATACCGGTACCCCCGCACAG GCAGTAAGAATCCCAAAATCACCCTCAAACTCTCGGAGATCAAGACGGACCATCTCGGAAGG ATCATTAGCACACAGGACAAGGAGCTGGTACTTCCCTTCACCACGCTGTTTCCTACAGCGGAGTACATAGCTCGAGCGGGCTGGACTAAAGAGGGCAAACA TGCCTGGGCGGTGCTTCTGGACCGTACCCAGCAGAGGCTGCAGCTGGTCCTGCTCCCCCCAGCGCTCTTCACCCCGGTCACCAGCGACGAGGCTGTGCGGCAGGACTACGTGGACGCTGTTCCAGACAGCGTGCATCCATTCATTATCTACGAGGAGGTGACCGACATCTGGATAAAC GTTCATGATATCTTCTACCCCTTCCTCCAAACGAAGGATGACGAGATCACCTTTATCTGGGTTAATGAATCCAAGACAGGCTTCTGCCACCTCTACAGAATCACGTCATTGCTGCAGCCAGGGAGCTATCAGTGGTCACGGAATTACAGCCATAGTGAAG GAGATTTTAAATGCCCAATTAAAGAAGAGGTGACACTAACCAGTGGGGAGTGGGAGGTGCTGGCAAGACACAGTTCAAAG ATCTGGGTGAACGAAGCTACAAAGTTAGTGTATTTCCAGGCTACTAAAGACACCCCTTTAGAGCAGCACCTCTACGTTGTGAGTTATGAGTCTCCGGGCGACATCGTGAGGCTCACCAAACCAGGCTTCTCACATAGCTGTTCAATGAGCCag AATTTCGACATGTTCATCAGCCACTACAGCAGTGTCAGCACGCCGCCCTGCGTTCACGTCTACAGGCTGGTGGGATCAGAGCGCGAGCCTCTGCACAAAGAGCCTGAGTTCTGGGCCAGCATGATGGAGGCCGCAG gtTGTCCTCCAGATTATATTCCTCCTGAGATCTTCGACTTCCCGGGGAAGTCTGGGTTTCAGCTGTATGGAATGGTGTACAAACCCCATAACCTTCAGCCCGGACGCAAGCATCCCACACTGCAGTTCGTGTATGGGGGGCCACAG GTCCAGCTGGTCAATAACTCGTTCAAGGGGGTGAAGTACCTGCGCTTGAACACCTTGGCGTCTCTGGGGTACGTGGTGGTGGTGATCGATGGCAGGGGATCCTGTCAGAGGGGGCTCAAGTTTGAAGGGGCTCTCAGAAACAGCATG GGGCAGGTAGAGATCGAGGACCAGGTGGAAGGGCTGCAGTACGTAGCTGAGAAGTACAACTTTGTGGACCTGAGTCGCGTGGCCATCCACGGCTGGTCCTACGGGGGCTTCCTGTCACTCATGGGACTCATTCACCGGCCCAACGTCTTTAAG GTTGCGATCGCGGGGGCCCCTGTCACTGTATGGATGGCCTACGATACTGGATACACCGAACGGTACATGGACATCCCCGAGAACAACCAGCAAGGCTACGAGGCTGGCTCGGTGGCACTGCACGTGGACAAGCTACCCAATGA GCCAAACCGTTTGCTGATCTTGCATGGAtttcttgatgagaatgtgcactTTTTTCACACCAACTTCCTGGTGTCGCAGCTGATCCGAGCTGGGAAGCCCTATCAGCTGCAG ATCTACCCCAACGAGAGACACAGTATTCGTTGCCCAGAATCAGGCGAGCACTACGAGATAATGCTGCTGCACTTTCTACAACAATACCTTTGA
- the LOC121301480 gene encoding dipeptidyl peptidase 9-like isoform X1 encodes MHRVKKLKLEDETEGSFKSFSAARMTAVDVLSDSTEVVEMEDVPSQFFVEKHSWDGLRDIIHSSRKYSGMIINKAPHDFQFVQKQDDSGPHSHRLYYLGMPYGSRENSLLYSEIPKKVRKEALLVLSWKQMLDHFQATPNHGVYSREEELLRERKRLGVFGITSYDYHPHSGLFLFQASNSLFYCRDGGRNGFIQVSPMKPAEIKTQCSGTRMDPKICPGDPTFISFINNNDLWIANIETGEEKRLTFCHKGLNNVKEDPKSAGVATFVIQEEFDRFTGYWWSPTATEDSDGGKTLHLLYEEVDESDVEIIHVPSPALEERKADAYRYPRTGSKNPKITLKLSEIKTDHLGRIISTQDKELVLPFTTLFPTAEYIARAGWTKEGKHAWAVLLDRTQQRLQLVLLPPALFTPVTSDEAVRQDYVDAVPDSVHPFIIYEEVTDIWINVHDIFYPFLQTKDDEITFIWVNESKTGFCHLYRITSLLQPGSYQWSRNYSHSEGDFKCPIKEEVTLTSGEWEVLARHSSKIWVNEATKLVYFQATKDTPLEQHLYVVSYESPGDIVRLTKPGFSHSCSMSQNFDMFISHYSSVSTPPCVHVYRLVGSEREPLHKEPEFWASMMEAAGCPPDYIPPEIFDFPGKSGFQLYGMVYKPHNLQPGRKHPTLQFVYGGPQVQLVNNSFKGVKYLRLNTLASLGYVVVVIDGRGSCQRGLKFEGALRNSMGQVEIEDQVEGLQYVAEKYNFVDLSRVAIHGWSYGGFLSLMGLIHRPNVFKVAIAGAPVTVWMAYDTGYTERYMDIPENNQQGYEAGSVALHVDKLPNEPNRLLILHGFLDENVHFFHTNFLVSQLIRAGKPYQLQIYPNERHSIRCPESGEHYEIMLLHFLQQYL; translated from the exons ATGCATAGAGTAAAGAAGTTGAAGCTTGAAGACGAAACAGAAGGCAGTTTTAAAAG TTTTTCCGCAGCGAGGATGACTGCTGTGGACGTGCTCTCAGACAGTACAGAAGTGGTGGAGATGGAGGACGTCCCCTCCCAGTTCTTCGTAGAGAAGCACTCCTGGGATGGGCTGCGGGACATCATTCATAGCAGCCGCAAATATTCGGGGATGATCATCAACAAGGCTCCCCACGACTTCCAGTTTGTGCAGAAACAGGACGACTCGGGACCTCACTCCCACCGCCTCTACTACCTCG GAATGCCCTACGGGAGCAGAGAGAACTCGCTGCTTTACTCCGAGATTCCCAAGAAAGTTCGTAAAGAGGCCCTGCTGGTGCTGTCCTGGAAACAGATGCTCGACCACTTTCAG GCGACGCCCAACCACGGCGTGTACTCTCGGGAGGAGGAGCTGCTTCGTGAAAGGAAGCGACTGGGTGTGTTCGGGATCACCTCCTACGACTACCACCCCCACAGCGGCCTCTTCCTCTTCCAGGCCAGCAACAGCCTGTTCTACTGCCGGGACGGGGGGCGCAACGGGTTCATT CAGGTGTCCCCAATGAAACCAGCTGAGATAAAGACGCAGTGTTCGGGAACTCGCATGGACCCCAAAATCTGCCCGGGGGACCCTACTTTCATCTCGTTTATCAATAACAACGATCTCTGGATAGCCAACATCGAAACGGGAGAGGAGAAACGGCTAACCTTCTGCCACAAAG GTTTGAATAACGTGAAGGAGGACCCGAAGTCTGCTGGTGTGGCCACATTCGTGATTCAGGAGGAGTTTGATCGATTCACAGGGTACTGGTGGTCACCGACCGCCACAGAAG ACTCGGACGGGGGGAAGACTCTCCACCTGCTCTATGAGGAAGTGGACGAATCAGACGTGGAGATCATTCACGTACCCTCTCCGGCTCTGGAGGAGCGCAAAGCCGACGCATACCGGTACCCCCGCACAG GCAGTAAGAATCCCAAAATCACCCTCAAACTCTCGGAGATCAAGACGGACCATCTCGGAAGG ATCATTAGCACACAGGACAAGGAGCTGGTACTTCCCTTCACCACGCTGTTTCCTACAGCGGAGTACATAGCTCGAGCGGGCTGGACTAAAGAGGGCAAACA TGCCTGGGCGGTGCTTCTGGACCGTACCCAGCAGAGGCTGCAGCTGGTCCTGCTCCCCCCAGCGCTCTTCACCCCGGTCACCAGCGACGAGGCTGTGCGGCAGGACTACGTGGACGCTGTTCCAGACAGCGTGCATCCATTCATTATCTACGAGGAGGTGACCGACATCTGGATAAAC GTTCATGATATCTTCTACCCCTTCCTCCAAACGAAGGATGACGAGATCACCTTTATCTGGGTTAATGAATCCAAGACAGGCTTCTGCCACCTCTACAGAATCACGTCATTGCTGCAGCCAGGGAGCTATCAGTGGTCACGGAATTACAGCCATAGTGAAG GAGATTTTAAATGCCCAATTAAAGAAGAGGTGACACTAACCAGTGGGGAGTGGGAGGTGCTGGCAAGACACAGTTCAAAG ATCTGGGTGAACGAAGCTACAAAGTTAGTGTATTTCCAGGCTACTAAAGACACCCCTTTAGAGCAGCACCTCTACGTTGTGAGTTATGAGTCTCCGGGCGACATCGTGAGGCTCACCAAACCAGGCTTCTCACATAGCTGTTCAATGAGCCag AATTTCGACATGTTCATCAGCCACTACAGCAGTGTCAGCACGCCGCCCTGCGTTCACGTCTACAGGCTGGTGGGATCAGAGCGCGAGCCTCTGCACAAAGAGCCTGAGTTCTGGGCCAGCATGATGGAGGCCGCAG gtTGTCCTCCAGATTATATTCCTCCTGAGATCTTCGACTTCCCGGGGAAGTCTGGGTTTCAGCTGTATGGAATGGTGTACAAACCCCATAACCTTCAGCCCGGACGCAAGCATCCCACACTGCAGTTCGTGTATGGGGGGCCACAG GTCCAGCTGGTCAATAACTCGTTCAAGGGGGTGAAGTACCTGCGCTTGAACACCTTGGCGTCTCTGGGGTACGTGGTGGTGGTGATCGATGGCAGGGGATCCTGTCAGAGGGGGCTCAAGTTTGAAGGGGCTCTCAGAAACAGCATG GGGCAGGTAGAGATCGAGGACCAGGTGGAAGGGCTGCAGTACGTAGCTGAGAAGTACAACTTTGTGGACCTGAGTCGCGTGGCCATCCACGGCTGGTCCTACGGGGGCTTCCTGTCACTCATGGGACTCATTCACCGGCCCAACGTCTTTAAG GTTGCGATCGCGGGGGCCCCTGTCACTGTATGGATGGCCTACGATACTGGATACACCGAACGGTACATGGACATCCCCGAGAACAACCAGCAAGGCTACGAGGCTGGCTCGGTGGCACTGCACGTGGACAAGCTACCCAATGA GCCAAACCGTTTGCTGATCTTGCATGGAtttcttgatgagaatgtgcactTTTTTCACACCAACTTCCTGGTGTCGCAGCTGATCCGAGCTGGGAAGCCCTATCAGCTGCAG ATCTACCCCAACGAGAGACACAGTATTCGTTGCCCAGAATCAGGCGAGCACTACGAGATAATGCTGCTGCACTTTCTACAACAATACCTTTGA
- the LOC121301480 gene encoding dipeptidyl peptidase 9-like isoform X3 codes for MTAVDVLSDSTEVVEMEDVPSQFFVEKHSWDGLRDIIHSSRKYSGMIINKAPHDFQFVQKQDDSGPHSHRLYYLGMPYGSRENSLLYSEIPKKVRKEALLVLSWKQMLDHFQATPNHGVYSREEELLRERKRLGVFGITSYDYHPHSGLFLFQASNSLFYCRDGGRNGFIQVSPMKPAEIKTQCSGTRMDPKICPGDPTFISFINNNDLWIANIETGEEKRLTFCHKGLNNVKEDPKSAGVATFVIQEEFDRFTGYWWSPTATEDSDGGKTLHLLYEEVDESDVEIIHVPSPALEERKADAYRYPRTGSKNPKITLKLSEIKTDHLGRIISTQDKELVLPFTTLFPTAEYIARAGWTKEGKHAWAVLLDRTQQRLQLVLLPPALFTPVTSDEAVRQDYVDAVPDSVHPFIIYEEVTDIWINVHDIFYPFLQTKDDEITFIWVNESKTGFCHLYRITSLLQPGSYQWSRNYSHSEGDFKCPIKEEVTLTSGEWEVLARHSSKIWVNEATKLVYFQATKDTPLEQHLYVVSYESPGDIVRLTKPGFSHSCSMSQNFDMFISHYSSVSTPPCVHVYRLVGSEREPLHKEPEFWASMMEAAGCPPDYIPPEIFDFPGKSGFQLYGMVYKPHNLQPGRKHPTLQFVYGGPQVQLVNNSFKGVKYLRLNTLASLGYVVVVIDGRGSCQRGLKFEGALRNSMGQVEIEDQVEGLQYVAEKYNFVDLSRVAIHGWSYGGFLSLMGLIHRPNVFKVAIAGAPVTVWMAYDTGYTERYMDIPENNQQGYEAGSVALHVDKLPNEPNRLLILHGFLDENVHFFHTNFLVSQLIRAGKPYQLQIYPNERHSIRCPESGEHYEIMLLHFLQQYL; via the exons ATGACTGCTGTGGACGTGCTCTCAGACAGTACAGAAGTGGTGGAGATGGAGGACGTCCCCTCCCAGTTCTTCGTAGAGAAGCACTCCTGGGATGGGCTGCGGGACATCATTCATAGCAGCCGCAAATATTCGGGGATGATCATCAACAAGGCTCCCCACGACTTCCAGTTTGTGCAGAAACAGGACGACTCGGGACCTCACTCCCACCGCCTCTACTACCTCG GAATGCCCTACGGGAGCAGAGAGAACTCGCTGCTTTACTCCGAGATTCCCAAGAAAGTTCGTAAAGAGGCCCTGCTGGTGCTGTCCTGGAAACAGATGCTCGACCACTTTCAG GCGACGCCCAACCACGGCGTGTACTCTCGGGAGGAGGAGCTGCTTCGTGAAAGGAAGCGACTGGGTGTGTTCGGGATCACCTCCTACGACTACCACCCCCACAGCGGCCTCTTCCTCTTCCAGGCCAGCAACAGCCTGTTCTACTGCCGGGACGGGGGGCGCAACGGGTTCATT CAGGTGTCCCCAATGAAACCAGCTGAGATAAAGACGCAGTGTTCGGGAACTCGCATGGACCCCAAAATCTGCCCGGGGGACCCTACTTTCATCTCGTTTATCAATAACAACGATCTCTGGATAGCCAACATCGAAACGGGAGAGGAGAAACGGCTAACCTTCTGCCACAAAG GTTTGAATAACGTGAAGGAGGACCCGAAGTCTGCTGGTGTGGCCACATTCGTGATTCAGGAGGAGTTTGATCGATTCACAGGGTACTGGTGGTCACCGACCGCCACAGAAG ACTCGGACGGGGGGAAGACTCTCCACCTGCTCTATGAGGAAGTGGACGAATCAGACGTGGAGATCATTCACGTACCCTCTCCGGCTCTGGAGGAGCGCAAAGCCGACGCATACCGGTACCCCCGCACAG GCAGTAAGAATCCCAAAATCACCCTCAAACTCTCGGAGATCAAGACGGACCATCTCGGAAGG ATCATTAGCACACAGGACAAGGAGCTGGTACTTCCCTTCACCACGCTGTTTCCTACAGCGGAGTACATAGCTCGAGCGGGCTGGACTAAAGAGGGCAAACA TGCCTGGGCGGTGCTTCTGGACCGTACCCAGCAGAGGCTGCAGCTGGTCCTGCTCCCCCCAGCGCTCTTCACCCCGGTCACCAGCGACGAGGCTGTGCGGCAGGACTACGTGGACGCTGTTCCAGACAGCGTGCATCCATTCATTATCTACGAGGAGGTGACCGACATCTGGATAAAC GTTCATGATATCTTCTACCCCTTCCTCCAAACGAAGGATGACGAGATCACCTTTATCTGGGTTAATGAATCCAAGACAGGCTTCTGCCACCTCTACAGAATCACGTCATTGCTGCAGCCAGGGAGCTATCAGTGGTCACGGAATTACAGCCATAGTGAAG GAGATTTTAAATGCCCAATTAAAGAAGAGGTGACACTAACCAGTGGGGAGTGGGAGGTGCTGGCAAGACACAGTTCAAAG ATCTGGGTGAACGAAGCTACAAAGTTAGTGTATTTCCAGGCTACTAAAGACACCCCTTTAGAGCAGCACCTCTACGTTGTGAGTTATGAGTCTCCGGGCGACATCGTGAGGCTCACCAAACCAGGCTTCTCACATAGCTGTTCAATGAGCCag AATTTCGACATGTTCATCAGCCACTACAGCAGTGTCAGCACGCCGCCCTGCGTTCACGTCTACAGGCTGGTGGGATCAGAGCGCGAGCCTCTGCACAAAGAGCCTGAGTTCTGGGCCAGCATGATGGAGGCCGCAG gtTGTCCTCCAGATTATATTCCTCCTGAGATCTTCGACTTCCCGGGGAAGTCTGGGTTTCAGCTGTATGGAATGGTGTACAAACCCCATAACCTTCAGCCCGGACGCAAGCATCCCACACTGCAGTTCGTGTATGGGGGGCCACAG GTCCAGCTGGTCAATAACTCGTTCAAGGGGGTGAAGTACCTGCGCTTGAACACCTTGGCGTCTCTGGGGTACGTGGTGGTGGTGATCGATGGCAGGGGATCCTGTCAGAGGGGGCTCAAGTTTGAAGGGGCTCTCAGAAACAGCATG GGGCAGGTAGAGATCGAGGACCAGGTGGAAGGGCTGCAGTACGTAGCTGAGAAGTACAACTTTGTGGACCTGAGTCGCGTGGCCATCCACGGCTGGTCCTACGGGGGCTTCCTGTCACTCATGGGACTCATTCACCGGCCCAACGTCTTTAAG GTTGCGATCGCGGGGGCCCCTGTCACTGTATGGATGGCCTACGATACTGGATACACCGAACGGTACATGGACATCCCCGAGAACAACCAGCAAGGCTACGAGGCTGGCTCGGTGGCACTGCACGTGGACAAGCTACCCAATGA GCCAAACCGTTTGCTGATCTTGCATGGAtttcttgatgagaatgtgcactTTTTTCACACCAACTTCCTGGTGTCGCAGCTGATCCGAGCTGGGAAGCCCTATCAGCTGCAG ATCTACCCCAACGAGAGACACAGTATTCGTTGCCCAGAATCAGGCGAGCACTACGAGATAATGCTGCTGCACTTTCTACAACAATACCTTTGA